The Clostridium chauvoei genome has a window encoding:
- the glsA gene encoding glutaminase A — translation MFNLLETLVEKNRGYGAEGKLASYIPALLEADPNNLGVCVVDLQGREYSAGDCDVKFTIQSISKVVTLILALRDNGRKNVFKKVNVEPTGMGFNSIVNLEVTQSDRPYNPMINAGAIVTTSLIGGVTEEEKLNKILEFLRKATNNDDITLNEQVYKSEKATGDRNRSLAYFMKSNDILSGDIEEILDLYFKQCSIEVTARDLARFGAVLANEGVTPWGDERLMSREVCRIVKTIMVTCGMYDASGEFAVHVGIPAKSGVGGGILATVPRRYGIGIFGPALDQKGNSMAGLKVIKDLSDELDLSIF, via the coding sequence ATGTTTAATTTATTAGAGACTTTAGTAGAAAAAAATAGAGGATATGGAGCAGAAGGAAAACTTGCATCATATATACCAGCACTTTTAGAAGCTGATCCAAATAATTTAGGAGTATGTGTTGTAGATTTACAAGGTAGAGAATACTCTGCAGGAGATTGTGATGTAAAATTTACAATTCAAAGTATTTCAAAGGTTGTAACATTAATATTAGCATTAAGAGACAATGGAAGAAAAAATGTATTTAAGAAAGTAAATGTTGAACCTACAGGAATGGGATTTAATTCAATTGTAAATTTAGAAGTTACACAAAGTGACAGACCGTATAATCCTATGATAAATGCAGGAGCTATAGTTACAACTTCTTTAATAGGTGGGGTAACAGAAGAAGAGAAGCTTAATAAGATATTAGAATTTTTAAGAAAAGCAACTAATAATGATGATATTACATTAAATGAACAAGTGTATAAATCAGAAAAAGCAACAGGAGATAGAAATAGATCATTAGCATATTTTATGAAAAGTAATGATATATTATCTGGAGATATTGAAGAAATTTTAGATCTTTATTTTAAACAATGCTCAATAGAAGTAACAGCAAGAGATTTAGCAAGGTTTGGAGCTGTTTTAGCCAATGAAGGGGTAACTCCTTGGGGCGATGAAAGATTAATGTCTAGAGAAGTATGTAGAATAGTTAAGACTATAATGGTTACATGCGGAATGTATGATGCGTCAGGTGAGTTTGCAGTTCATGTTGGAATACCAGCAAAATCAGGTGTTGGTGGAGGAATTTTAGCAACAGTACCTAGAAGATATGGTATAGGTATATTTGGACCTGCATTAGATCAAAAAGGGAATAGTATGGCAGGACTTAAAGTTATAAAAGATTTATCTGATGAACTAGATTTAAGTATTTTTTAG
- the coaE gene encoding dephospho-CoA kinase (Dephospho-CoA kinase (CoaE) performs the final step in coenzyme A biosynthesis.) — MIKVGLTGGIGSGKSTVSKMLIEKGFSIIDADKISKDVLEKYPEILEKVKIEFGSGFFDWRGEFRRREFGNHIFRFPKQRKKYEEIIIPYIKKEILETIDRYEKNGVDIVILDAPTLIENDLHNNMDFVVLVWVDNNTQVQRIKNRDRLGREEAINRINSQMPLERKKEFASIILNNNGDLLNTKNQVDGLIEFLREIC, encoded by the coding sequence ATGATTAAGGTAGGGTTAACAGGTGGAATTGGATCTGGCAAAAGTACAGTTTCTAAAATGTTAATAGAAAAGGGGTTTTCTATTATTGATGCAGATAAAATATCCAAAGATGTGTTAGAAAAATACCCTGAAATATTAGAGAAGGTTAAAATTGAATTTGGATCAGGTTTTTTTGACTGGAGAGGTGAGTTTAGAAGAAGAGAGTTTGGTAACCATATTTTCAGATTTCCAAAACAAAGAAAAAAATATGAAGAGATAATTATACCGTATATAAAAAAAGAAATCTTAGAAACTATAGATAGATACGAGAAAAATGGAGTAGATATTGTAATTCTTGATGCCCCAACTTTAATTGAAAATGATCTACATAATAATATGGATTTTGTTGTTTTAGTTTGGGTAGATAATAATACACAAGTTCAAAGAATAAAAAATAGAGATAGACTAGGAAGAGAAGAGGCAATTAATAGGATTAATTCACAGATGCCTTTGGAGAGAAAAAAGGAATTTGCAAGTATTATATTAAATAATAATGGGGATTTATTAAATACTAAAAATCAAGTAGATGGATTAATAGAGTTTTTAAGAGAAATTTGTTAG
- the polA gene encoding DNA polymerase I translates to MERLLILDSNSLLNRAFYAIPPLTTSDGTHTNAVYGFTNMLFKMKDEIKPDYIVAAFDKKGPTFRHKEYEEYKAGRKKMPPELAEQFPLIKELLGLLAINVYEIDGFEADDIIGSLAKYAEKNGIEVYVVTGDKDALQLASHNINVVITKKGVTETAIYDEKTFIEEFNVTPTQFIDVKGLMGDKSDNIPGVPGVGEKTAYKLIQTYGSVEEVLKNIDNISGKKLKENLTNFSEQAIFSKKLATIITEVPIEFDLDDIKSKEAYDRVGAKKLLLNLQMKSIINKLPGNDEEAEQVNIDFKEVNTLDEFKKAVSELGDKCFITYEVINSSKYSKIQLATLNINDGKNTFIIDIDKVMNENSDDALASLKAFMENENKIKVIHDAKTLITILNKNNIEIKAFEFDTSIAAYLIDSSKGNYEVQTLINDYLGEDINGEGNLLKAKNIAKLKELYDVLKDKIKEEAMEELYYKVEHPLIYILSSMEALGFNINKDKLDELAIIFKEEIAKTEKEIFELSEEEFNINSPKQLGKILFEKLDLPVIKKTKTGYSTNAEVLEKLQDKHDIIPKITYYRQITKLNSTYVEGLKNVIDEDGHIHSSFNQTVTTTGRLSSTEPNLQNIPIKQEMGREIRKVFIPMESNDILLSCDYSQIELRVLAHMAGDENMIDAFKHHSDIHTKTASEVFKVPVEEVTSLMRGRAKAVNFGIVYGISDFSLSQDLKITKKEASEYMEIYFDRYPKIKGYLEGTKNEAKENGFVLTILNRRRFIPEIKSSNRIVKALGERLAMNAPIQGSAADIIKLAMVNVYNKLKERKLQSKIILQVHDELILNVKENELEEVKNIVKEEMENVLQISVPLEVDINIGKTWYEAK, encoded by the coding sequence ATGGAAAGATTACTTATTTTAGATTCAAATTCTCTTTTAAATAGAGCATTTTATGCTATACCACCACTTACAACAAGTGATGGAACACATACTAATGCAGTATATGGTTTTACTAATATGCTATTTAAAATGAAAGATGAAATTAAACCAGATTATATTGTTGCAGCCTTTGATAAAAAAGGACCAACTTTTAGACATAAAGAATATGAAGAGTATAAAGCAGGAAGAAAGAAGATGCCACCAGAGCTTGCAGAACAATTTCCTTTAATAAAGGAATTACTAGGTTTATTAGCTATAAATGTTTATGAAATAGATGGCTTTGAAGCTGATGATATAATAGGTTCTTTAGCAAAATATGCAGAGAAAAATGGTATTGAAGTATATGTAGTTACAGGAGACAAGGATGCTCTTCAATTAGCTTCACATAATATTAATGTTGTTATAACTAAAAAAGGTGTTACAGAAACAGCTATATATGATGAAAAGACTTTCATAGAGGAATTTAATGTTACACCAACACAATTTATTGATGTTAAAGGGCTTATGGGAGATAAATCAGATAATATTCCAGGAGTTCCAGGAGTAGGTGAAAAAACGGCTTATAAATTAATTCAAACTTATGGTTCTGTAGAAGAGGTTCTTAAGAATATAGATAATATTAGTGGAAAAAAGCTAAAGGAAAACTTAACTAATTTTAGTGAGCAAGCTATATTCAGCAAAAAGTTAGCCACTATAATCACTGAAGTACCAATAGAGTTTGATTTAGATGATATAAAAAGTAAAGAGGCATATGACAGAGTTGGAGCAAAGAAGTTATTATTAAATCTTCAAATGAAATCTATAATTAATAAATTACCTGGAAATGATGAAGAAGCAGAACAAGTAAATATAGATTTCAAAGAGGTAAATACTTTAGATGAATTTAAAAAAGCAGTAAGCGAATTAGGAGATAAGTGTTTTATTACATATGAAGTAATAAACTCTTCAAAATATTCTAAGATACAATTAGCTACCTTGAATATAAATGATGGTAAAAATACATTTATAATTGATATAGATAAAGTTATGAATGAGAACAGCGATGATGCTTTAGCTTCATTAAAAGCTTTTATGGAAAATGAAAACAAGATTAAAGTTATACATGATGCAAAGACTTTAATAACTATATTAAATAAAAATAATATAGAAATAAAAGCTTTTGAATTTGATACTTCAATAGCTGCTTATTTAATAGATTCATCAAAAGGAAACTATGAAGTACAAACTTTAATAAATGACTATTTAGGGGAAGATATTAATGGCGAAGGGAATTTATTAAAGGCAAAAAATATTGCAAAACTTAAAGAGCTATATGATGTATTAAAAGATAAAATAAAAGAAGAAGCTATGGAAGAACTTTATTATAAGGTAGAACATCCTTTAATATATATTCTTTCTTCTATGGAAGCTTTGGGCTTTAATATAAATAAAGATAAGTTAGATGAATTAGCTATTATATTTAAAGAGGAAATAGCAAAGACTGAAAAAGAAATTTTTGAGTTATCAGAAGAAGAATTTAATATAAATTCTCCAAAGCAACTTGGAAAAATACTTTTTGAAAAATTAGACTTACCAGTAATTAAGAAAACGAAAACAGGATATTCAACTAATGCAGAAGTCTTAGAAAAACTTCAGGATAAGCATGATATAATACCTAAAATAACTTATTATAGACAAATAACAAAATTAAATTCAACCTATGTAGAAGGACTTAAAAATGTAATTGATGAGGATGGGCATATACATTCAAGCTTTAATCAAACTGTAACAACTACAGGAAGACTTTCAAGTACAGAGCCTAATCTACAAAATATACCTATAAAGCAAGAGATGGGTAGAGAAATAAGAAAAGTGTTTATACCTATGGAAAGCAATGATATATTACTTTCATGTGACTATTCGCAAATAGAACTAAGAGTTTTAGCTCATATGGCTGGTGATGAAAATATGATAGATGCATTTAAACACCATAGTGATATACATACTAAGACAGCTTCAGAAGTATTTAAAGTGCCTGTAGAAGAGGTTACATCCTTAATGAGAGGTAGAGCTAAGGCAGTAAACTTTGGTATAGTATATGGAATTAGTGATTTTAGTCTTTCACAAGATTTAAAAATAACTAAAAAAGAAGCTTCAGAATATATGGAAATATATTTTGATAGATATCCTAAAATAAAAGGATATCTAGAGGGCACTAAAAATGAAGCAAAAGAAAATGGGTTTGTATTGACAATTTTAAATAGAAGAAGATTTATACCTGAAATTAAATCTTCAAATAGGATTGTTAAAGCCTTAGGTGAAAGATTAGCGATGAATGCGCCTATACAAGGAAGTGCAGCGGATATTATAAAATTAGCTATGGTTAATGTTTATAACAAATTAAAAGAAAGAAAATTACAAAGTAAAATTATATTGCAAGTTCATGATGAACTTATATTAAATGTTAAAGAAAATGAACTTGAAGAAGTTAAAAATATAGTAAAAGAAGAAATGGAAAATGTATTACAAATATCAGTGCCACTTGAGGTTGATATTAATATAGGAAAAACATGGTATGAGGCTAAGTAG
- a CDS encoding 50S ribosomal protein L11 methyltransferase: MKIISYNILNCDLDKKIELLQINDIFNFFYDTPLEITKDDYGYGYLEKNDSSITLKVAFDGEDKDFENFKELVTSLLETKLENIEEVNYDYTNYDFPIVEINNEWVLASPEEEINNKSKINFISQGAFGTGLHETTKDLLNLILTKLNLTNKNVLDIGTGSGILSIASSIAGASSVTAVDIRDVTDEVELNASLNGLYNIKVLIGDLLSDEMDVNEKFEWIYINIGGEETKMFMDFIKRHLDENGKILISGLVEWSFDEVRQAVENYGFKLQEKYQTNEWITAIFK; this comes from the coding sequence ATGAAAATTATATCTTATAATATTCTTAATTGTGATTTAGATAAAAAAATTGAACTTTTGCAAATCAATGATATCTTCAATTTTTTCTATGATACTCCACTTGAAATAACTAAAGATGATTATGGATATGGATATTTAGAAAAAAATGATTCTTCAATTACACTTAAAGTTGCTTTTGATGGTGAAGATAAAGATTTTGAAAACTTTAAAGAATTAGTTACTTCACTTTTAGAAACAAAACTTGAAAATATTGAAGAAGTTAATTATGATTATACAAATTATGATTTTCCTATCGTTGAAATTAACAATGAATGGGTTCTTGCTTCTCCAGAAGAAGAAATTAACAATAAAAGTAAAATTAATTTCATATCTCAAGGAGCTTTTGGAACTGGACTTCATGAAACTACAAAAGACCTTTTAAATTTAATTCTTACTAAATTAAATTTAACAAACAAAAATGTTCTAGACATAGGTACTGGTTCTGGAATATTATCTATTGCATCTTCAATTGCAGGTGCTTCCTCAGTAACCGCAGTAGATATAAGAGATGTTACTGATGAAGTTGAATTAAATGCTTCTCTTAATGGACTTTATAACATTAAAGTTCTTATAGGAGATTTACTATCAGATGAAATGGATGTTAATGAAAAATTTGAATGGATATATATAAATATTGGTGGAGAAGAAACTAAAATGTTTATGGATTTCATCAAAAGACATTTAGATGAAAATGGTAAAATACTTATATCCGGTTTAGTAGAATGGAGTTTTGATGAAGTAAGACAAGCCGTAGAAAACTATGGTTTTAAATTACAAGAAAAATATCAAACAAACGAATGGATAACTGCAATATTTAAATAA
- a CDS encoding lytic transglycosylase domain-containing protein translates to MKFKRILIFLLTLIIGYFGLIFFMKQYVFPYKYTDYVEKYSEEYDLDPLLVLAVIKAESDFEEQAVSNRGAKGLMQVMDNTAEWACKEIGINYFMPNMLMDPELNIRLGCWYLHNLRDEFKDLDLIIAAYNGGSGNVNKWLNDDEYSKDGETLSYIPFKETKKYVDKVKTNYSVYKYLYGK, encoded by the coding sequence ATGAAATTTAAACGCATATTAATATTCTTGCTTACCTTAATTATAGGATATTTTGGGTTGATTTTTTTCATGAAACAGTATGTTTTTCCTTACAAATATACTGATTACGTAGAGAAATATAGTGAGGAATATGACTTAGATCCATTATTAGTATTAGCTGTTATAAAAGCTGAAAGCGATTTTGAAGAACAGGCTGTATCTAATAGAGGAGCTAAGGGATTAATGCAAGTTATGGATAATACAGCAGAATGGGCATGTAAGGAAATTGGCATAAATTATTTTATGCCTAATATGCTGATGGATCCTGAATTAAATATAAGGCTTGGATGTTGGTATTTACACAATTTACGAGATGAATTTAAAGACTTAGATTTAATTATAGCAGCCTATAATGGGGGAAGTGGAAACGTAAATAAATGGTTAAATGATGATGAGTATTCAAAAGATGGAGAAACATTATCATATATACCTTTTAAAGAAACTAAAAAATACGTTGATAAAGTAAAAACTAATTACAGTGTCTATAAATATCTATATGGAAAGTAA